The Mycolicibacterium fluoranthenivorans genomic interval GGTCGACGACGTGGGCCGGGCGCGGGCGGCTGGTGTTGTACCTGATCTGGTCGACCACCACCCGGCGGGCAATGGACAGCAGCCAGGTTCGGGCCGTGGACCGCCCGCTGAACCGGGGCAGTGATTTGATTGCGCGGAGAAACGTCTCCTGCGTCAGGTCATCAGCGCTGGCAGGGTCGGCCAGGTAGGCCACGGTGCGCCAGACGTCGCGCTGGGTGGCTTCGACGAAACGGCTGAGAGCCGCCTGGTCACCCCGCCCGGCAGATTTGGCGAGCTGGGTAACTTGGTCATCGTCGCCACAGTCCGCCACG includes:
- the sigC gene encoding RNA polymerase sigma factor SigC: MADCGDDDQVTQLAKSAGRGDQAALSRFVEATQRDVWRTVAYLADPASADDLTQETFLRAIKSLPRFSGRSTARTWLLSIARRVVVDQIRYNTSRPRPAHVVDLDDVLGGLGGGSRIENMVEIRILLDGLEPERREALVLTQVLGMSYAEAAEVAGCPIGTIRSRVARARDDLLRAAHQDDRTG